From Cognatishimia activa, one genomic window encodes:
- a CDS encoding DUF4159 domain-containing protein: protein MFGLPLAFATPWLLTALIGLPVLWLLLRAVPPAPIRRRFPGVILLLGLKDDESVMDRTPWWLLLLRMLIVACAIIALAGPVLNPEAQTKSDRPLLVLLDGSWASAASWREQSDFLVATLEEADRQGRSAAILQVTDPQEISFLPAAIWASRVPEFTPNAWRPSKPEVDAVLDALSDTEFDALWVSDGLAYDGRDALLVALEGAGDVQVLQDIGAVVALINLELKDGELVVTSRSSGTVSAPHAVQIIGKDPTGVDRVFAKGSLSYDSNTAEASFSLPAELRGRVSRVTLEGVNSAGAVYLTDDSIRRREVALITPNSAREGLELLSPTHYLKQALIETADILEGALPDILPANPDVIILADVANIAPSEKSDLLNWVEGGGLLLRFAGPQLAASDLSRTTEDPLMPVRLRAGGRSVGGAMSWGEPKALAPFHIDSPFAGLSIPEDLRVTAQVVAQPDPNLAERVLAELSDGTPLVTRKEVEQGQVVLFHVTANAEWSDVPLSGLFVQMLDRLAVISASGSNETASMKGTIWQPIQVLNGQGRLSDGQTLPGVDGVALLDRATGPELRPGLYQNGKNSFARNAVKPDEDLSAFEWPARVSVTGFEKPSTVDLKWILLVAALVLLVLDTLASLFLSGRLRGIGATAALLVGLMTPNVSDAQELSPNELTDEIALAYVLTGDRTVDEVSYAGLYGLSDVLYLRTSVEPVNPIGVNLESDELAFFPFLYWPMTASQPMPSAQAMEKLNAYLRSGGMILFDTRDSDVARFGGSSPTGKRLQEIAGGLTIPALEPIPSDHVLTRTFYLLQDFPGRYASREVWVEAAPPDAEQVEGMPFRNLNDGVTPVIIGGNDWASAWATNTTGVHLFPVGRGVTGERQRELAYRFGVNLIMHVLTGNYKSDQVHVPALLDRLGQ, encoded by the coding sequence ATGTTTGGTTTACCCCTTGCGTTCGCGACCCCCTGGCTTCTTACAGCCCTCATTGGCTTGCCGGTGCTCTGGCTGCTTTTGCGCGCAGTGCCTCCCGCGCCGATCCGACGACGGTTTCCAGGCGTCATTTTGCTGCTTGGCCTAAAGGACGACGAAAGCGTGATGGACAGGACGCCATGGTGGCTGCTCCTGCTGCGCATGCTGATTGTCGCTTGCGCGATCATTGCCTTGGCAGGACCAGTTCTAAACCCGGAGGCGCAAACGAAGTCTGATCGCCCTTTGCTGGTCTTGCTAGACGGCAGTTGGGCGTCAGCAGCATCTTGGCGAGAACAAAGCGACTTCTTGGTTGCCACTTTGGAAGAGGCCGATCGACAGGGCCGCAGTGCAGCCATTTTACAAGTGACCGACCCACAAGAGATTTCGTTCCTTCCCGCCGCCATTTGGGCAAGCCGTGTTCCAGAATTTACGCCAAATGCTTGGCGGCCATCCAAGCCTGAGGTTGATGCGGTTCTAGATGCTCTTTCTGACACGGAATTTGATGCGCTTTGGGTCTCGGACGGGCTGGCGTATGACGGTCGCGATGCATTGCTTGTTGCGCTTGAGGGCGCTGGCGACGTTCAGGTTTTGCAAGACATCGGGGCGGTGGTTGCCCTAATCAACTTGGAACTGAAAGACGGCGAGTTGGTTGTGACCTCGCGCAGTTCCGGCACTGTCAGTGCGCCGCACGCGGTTCAAATCATCGGCAAAGACCCCACAGGGGTCGATCGCGTCTTTGCCAAGGGCAGCCTATCTTATGATTCAAATACGGCAGAGGCCTCCTTTTCGCTTCCAGCAGAGCTTCGCGGACGCGTTTCTCGTGTGACACTTGAAGGCGTGAATTCGGCGGGGGCGGTGTATCTGACCGATGACAGTATTCGTCGCCGGGAAGTTGCGTTGATCACCCCAAACAGCGCGCGTGAAGGGTTGGAGCTCTTGTCTCCGACGCATTATCTGAAGCAGGCTCTGATCGAAACAGCGGACATTTTGGAAGGTGCACTGCCTGATATTCTGCCAGCGAATCCAGACGTTATAATTCTGGCGGATGTCGCCAATATTGCGCCATCTGAGAAATCAGACCTTTTGAACTGGGTTGAAGGCGGCGGATTGCTTTTACGCTTTGCTGGACCACAATTGGCTGCGAGCGACCTGAGCAGAACCACCGAAGATCCCTTGATGCCCGTGCGTCTGCGCGCCGGAGGGCGTTCTGTTGGCGGAGCGATGAGTTGGGGGGAGCCCAAAGCGCTGGCCCCTTTTCACATTGATAGCCCCTTTGCGGGTCTCAGCATTCCGGAAGACTTGCGCGTAACCGCTCAAGTTGTTGCGCAACCTGATCCAAATCTGGCAGAGCGGGTCTTGGCGGAGCTCAGCGACGGCACACCGCTTGTAACGCGTAAAGAAGTTGAACAGGGTCAGGTGGTTTTGTTTCACGTGACAGCAAATGCGGAATGGTCTGACGTGCCGCTGTCTGGTCTCTTCGTGCAAATGCTGGATCGTTTGGCGGTGATTTCCGCCAGCGGTAGCAATGAAACAGCCTCGATGAAGGGTACGATTTGGCAACCAATCCAAGTTCTGAACGGGCAGGGGCGTTTGAGCGATGGACAGACGTTGCCGGGTGTGGATGGTGTTGCACTTTTGGATCGAGCGACTGGGCCGGAGCTGCGACCGGGCCTTTATCAGAACGGCAAAAACAGTTTTGCACGAAACGCGGTTAAACCGGATGAGGACCTCAGCGCTTTTGAATGGCCAGCCCGTGTATCAGTCACCGGGTTTGAAAAACCATCGACTGTGGATTTGAAGTGGATCCTTTTGGTGGCGGCTTTGGTGTTGCTGGTTTTGGACACGCTTGCGTCGCTGTTCCTGTCCGGACGTCTACGAGGTATCGGAGCGACTGCTGCCCTGCTGGTCGGATTGATGACGCCTAACGTTTCAGATGCGCAGGAACTGTCCCCAAACGAGCTGACCGATGAAATTGCGCTGGCTTATGTCCTGACGGGTGACAGGACAGTGGATGAGGTGTCTTACGCCGGTCTCTATGGCCTCAGCGATGTGCTGTATCTGCGCACATCCGTGGAACCAGTGAACCCAATTGGTGTGAACTTAGAAAGCGATGAACTCGCCTTCTTCCCGTTTCTATATTGGCCCATGACGGCGAGCCAGCCAATGCCATCTGCGCAGGCCATGGAGAAGCTCAATGCGTATCTCCGGTCTGGAGGCATGATCCTATTTGACACGCGGGATTCAGACGTCGCGCGCTTTGGAGGATCGAGTCCGACCGGCAAACGCCTACAGGAAATCGCGGGTGGATTGACCATTCCGGCGCTAGAGCCGATCCCATCGGACCATGTGCTGACGCGGACGTTCTATCTGCTGCAGGATTTCCCAGGGCGTTACGCCAGCCGAGAGGTTTGGGTTGAGGCCGCGCCGCCAGATGCCGAACAGGTTGAAGGTATGCCGTTTCGCAACCTAAATGACGGTGTGACGCCGGTGATTATCGGCGGCAATGATTGGGCCTCGGCCTGGGCAACAAACACAACAGGCGTGCATCTTTTCCCTGTGGGTCGCGGCGTGACCGGCGAGAGGCAGCGCGAGCTGGCCTACCGCTTTGGCGTCAACCTGATCATGCATGTGCTCACCGGGAATTATAAATCGGATCAGGTTCACGTGCCTGCCTTGCTGGATAGGTTGGGCCAATGA
- a CDS encoding DUF58 domain-containing protein yields the protein MSAHPQLRRRAEAAASRLPPLLARADNLANTVLLGEHGRRRSGLGDDFWQYRAVQPGDSYRLIDWRKSAKTDAQYVRQKEWQIAQSVTMWIDNAASMDYASRKDIAPKSDRARLLALAIAILTIRAGERVGLAGTSLPPKRGEGQIWRLSQALLDDSEQADYGSPEARAMIPNSRALFISDFMGDFESVEHALYKAADRGVRGVILQVLDPAEEAFPFSGRAIFESMKAQVMHETRKANDLRDQYVARLQDRKAALRKLARITGWQYDCHLTDAPVQSALLWIYRALERGR from the coding sequence GTGAGCGCCCACCCTCAGCTCCGACGCAGAGCGGAGGCTGCCGCGTCTCGGCTGCCGCCTTTGCTTGCGCGGGCTGACAATTTGGCAAACACGGTTTTGCTGGGGGAACATGGCCGGCGGCGGTCCGGTCTTGGGGATGACTTCTGGCAATATCGCGCGGTGCAACCGGGTGATAGCTACCGCCTGATCGACTGGCGCAAGTCGGCTAAGACCGATGCGCAGTATGTGCGTCAAAAGGAATGGCAGATCGCGCAGTCGGTCACGATGTGGATCGATAACGCCGCGTCAATGGATTACGCGAGCCGCAAAGATATTGCTCCGAAGTCTGACCGCGCGCGACTGCTGGCATTGGCCATCGCCATTCTTACAATTCGCGCCGGTGAACGTGTTGGTCTTGCAGGCACATCTCTGCCTCCCAAACGTGGAGAAGGCCAGATTTGGCGGCTTTCACAGGCTCTGTTGGATGACTCTGAGCAGGCGGACTATGGTTCGCCCGAAGCCCGTGCCATGATCCCGAATTCAAGAGCTTTGTTCATTTCAGATTTCATGGGTGACTTCGAAAGCGTTGAACACGCTCTCTATAAAGCGGCCGATCGTGGGGTTCGTGGCGTTATTCTACAGGTCCTCGATCCTGCAGAAGAGGCCTTTCCGTTTTCGGGCCGCGCCATTTTTGAAAGCATGAAGGCGCAGGTCATGCATGAAACGCGCAAGGCAAATGACCTGCGCGATCAGTACGTAGCCCGCCTGCAAGATCGAAAGGCGGCGCTGCGTAAACTCGCACGGATTACCGGATGGCAATATGACTGCCACCTAACCGATGCCCCGGTTCAGAGCGCTTTGCTGTGGATTTACCGGGCGCTGGAAAGGGGACGGTGA
- a CDS encoding AAA family ATPase: MTDPDSLLGEIETLGEKLGQAKAAITHRFIGQERVVDLTLASLLCGGHALLIGLPGLGKTRLVETLSTVMGLHGNRVQFTPDLMPADILGSEILEKAKGGLKEFRFVPGPIFCQLLMADEINRASPRTQSALLQAMQEKKVTVAGEDRALDEPFHVLATQNPIEQEGTYPLPEAQLDRFLVQIDVPYPDRDTERDILLSTTGVVEEELKQVFTAEELIAAQQLLRRMPVGESVMERILDLVRAFRPEDETASDQVKDVVAWGPGPRAAQAFMMMTRAWALLDGRLAPSADDVADLAAPVLSHRMALNFAARARGDDLGQLIETVVAATDATEAAA; encoded by the coding sequence ATGACCGATCCCGACAGCTTGCTGGGTGAAATCGAAACGCTCGGCGAAAAGCTGGGACAGGCCAAAGCTGCAATCACTCATCGCTTTATCGGCCAAGAGCGTGTGGTTGATCTGACGCTGGCGTCGCTTTTGTGCGGCGGCCACGCGCTTTTGATCGGCCTGCCCGGTCTTGGGAAAACACGGCTGGTAGAAACGTTGTCGACTGTGATGGGGCTACATGGCAACCGGGTTCAGTTCACGCCTGACCTGATGCCTGCCGATATTCTCGGGTCCGAAATCCTTGAGAAGGCCAAAGGTGGCCTCAAAGAATTCCGCTTCGTGCCCGGCCCGATTTTCTGTCAGTTGCTCATGGCAGATGAGATCAACCGGGCCAGCCCTCGCACCCAATCGGCGCTCCTGCAGGCGATGCAGGAAAAGAAAGTCACGGTTGCGGGCGAAGATCGCGCGCTGGATGAACCATTCCACGTTTTGGCGACGCAAAACCCGATTGAACAAGAAGGCACCTATCCGTTGCCGGAAGCGCAGCTTGACCGTTTCCTTGTTCAGATCGACGTGCCCTATCCGGATCGCGACACGGAACGGGATATCTTGCTTTCGACGACCGGCGTTGTGGAAGAAGAATTGAAACAGGTGTTCACGGCTGAAGAGCTGATCGCGGCGCAGCAATTGTTGCGCCGTATGCCTGTTGGCGAAAGCGTGATGGAGCGCATTCTTGATCTGGTGCGGGCATTCCGACCCGAAGATGAAACCGCAAGTGATCAGGTCAAAGATGTGGTGGCTTGGGGGCCGGGACCAAGGGCGGCACAGGCCTTTATGATGATGACCAGGGCATGGGCACTGCTTGATGGTCGCTTGGCGCCATCGGCAGATGACGTGGCTGATTTGGCTGCCCCTGTCTTGAGCCACCGCATGGCATTGAACTTTGCTGCGCGCGCGCGCGGTGATGACCTTGGGCAATTGATTGAAACGGTCGTCGCAGCGACAGACGCAACGGAGGCCGCTGCGTGA
- a CDS encoding DUF1285 domain-containing protein has product MTSQNVVNLSADGIAASAKKAKGRGLPPVHLWNPPFCGDLDMQILKDGSWIHEGGKINRPEMVKLFSSILRKEGESYFLVTPIEKVGITVEDAPFVATDFSHTGDADELVLTFETHVGDVVVADKEHPIRVETNPDNNEPAPYVMVRAGLEARIDRKTFYRMVDLGCEQDGWFGVYSSGAFFPLISMDQL; this is encoded by the coding sequence ATGACGTCACAAAATGTTGTAAACCTTTCGGCAGACGGAATTGCTGCAAGTGCGAAAAAGGCCAAGGGGCGCGGATTGCCCCCGGTGCACCTGTGGAATCCGCCGTTTTGCGGTGATCTGGACATGCAAATTCTGAAAGATGGTTCATGGATTCACGAGGGTGGCAAAATCAACCGCCCTGAGATGGTTAAGCTGTTTTCATCGATATTGCGCAAAGAGGGTGAGTCGTATTTCCTTGTCACCCCGATCGAAAAGGTCGGAATCACAGTCGAAGACGCGCCCTTCGTCGCCACCGATTTTAGCCACACAGGCGACGCTGACGAGCTGGTACTGACATTTGAAACCCATGTCGGTGACGTCGTTGTTGCCGACAAAGAGCACCCTATCCGGGTTGAGACAAATCCGGACAACAATGAACCTGCCCCCTACGTGATGGTGCGCGCGGGGCTTGAGGCGCGGATTGATCGCAAGACCTTCTATCGCATGGTGGACTTGGGCTGCGAGCAAGATGGCTGGTTCGGCGTCTACTCAAGCGGCGCGTTTTTTCCGCTGATTAGCATGGACCAACTCTGA
- a CDS encoding VOC family protein, which produces MTYPVKDTVVWCEIPVTDMDAGVAFYSAVFDSQMEITEMGPNPSAFFPKQNEEDVAGHIYPGKPAQNGEGMTAHLHAPDTLEATVGRAQKAGAQIIGPIVDLPFGRFQYAIDPFGNSLGIYSKLR; this is translated from the coding sequence ATGACCTATCCCGTGAAAGACACTGTTGTATGGTGTGAAATCCCCGTAACCGACATGGACGCCGGTGTTGCGTTTTACAGCGCGGTATTTGATTCCCAGATGGAAATCACCGAAATGGGTCCAAACCCCTCTGCGTTCTTTCCAAAGCAAAATGAAGAAGATGTGGCGGGTCACATTTACCCCGGCAAACCAGCGCAAAACGGTGAAGGTATGACAGCGCATTTACATGCGCCGGACACATTGGAAGCCACAGTTGGCCGCGCCCAAAAAGCTGGGGCCCAGATCATCGGACCCATCGTGGATCTACCCTTTGGCCGCTTTCAATATGCGATTGATCCCTTTGGCAACTCGCTGGGGATTTACTCCAAGCTGCGGTGA
- the polA gene encoding DNA polymerase I, translated as MAETGETKFGKGCHLHLIDGSAFIFRAYHALPPLTRKSDGLPIGAVAGFCNMLHRYVEGNTGPDAPTHVAVIFDYSGKSFRNEMYDQYKANRPPAPEDLVPQFPLTRDATRAFNIACKEVEGFEADDIIATLACQARDAGGRCTIISSDKDLMQLVGDGVEMLDAMKNKRIDRDGVHEKFGVGPERVVDVQALAGDSVDNVPGAPGIGIKTAALLINEFGDLETLLDRAEEIKQPKRRQTLIEKRDQIELSKRLVQLDCEMDLDFTLESLEVQDPMSEQLMDFLAEMEFRTLAKRIADQLGVEAPVIAEAPKSESVADAPEALPIDVEKYQHVSTAAELETWIDKAHKRGWIAVDTETTGLNEMQVDLVGISLCVEAGEACYIPLAHKKGDADDLFGSDELAEGQMNLEEAVAMLKPLLEDPAVMKIFQNAKYDCKIFKRYGVSVAPIDDTMLMSYAMNAGIHNHGMDTLSETYLSHKPISIKSLLGTGKSAITFDKVPLEDAVKYAAEDADITLRLWQLLKPQLHQKKVTTVYETLERPLVPVLSEMEMHGVQVDRDTLSRMSNSFAQKMAQYESELHEMAGKSFNVQSPAQVGQILFEDLELEGGKKTKTGQWSTPADVLEDLAAQHDFPRRVLDYRQLQKLKSTYTDALQEHIDPDTGRVHTSYSQIGANTGRFSSNDPNLQNIPVRTEDGRRIREAFVAAPGNKLISLDYSQIELRILAHIAGIDALKQAFKDGHDIHAMTASEMFDVPLDEMTPDVRRQAKAINFGVIYGISAFGLARNLHIARGEAQAFITRYFERFPGIRTYMDDTKAFAKENLYVETLFGRKIHMPQINAKGPHAGFAARAAINAPIQGTAADIIRRAMIRMPSAIKDLPAKMLLQVHDELIFEVAEDAVDDTIAAAREVMQGAADPAVKLDVPLVVDAGIGDNWSEAH; from the coding sequence ATGGCGGAAACGGGCGAAACTAAGTTTGGCAAAGGCTGCCATCTGCATCTGATTGACGGTTCGGCCTTTATCTTCCGCGCCTATCACGCGCTGCCGCCGTTGACACGAAAGTCTGACGGATTGCCGATTGGTGCCGTAGCGGGTTTCTGCAACATGTTGCATCGCTATGTGGAAGGAAACACAGGGCCGGATGCGCCAACGCATGTGGCTGTGATTTTTGACTATTCAGGCAAGTCCTTCCGCAATGAGATGTATGATCAATACAAAGCGAACCGTCCGCCAGCGCCGGAAGATCTTGTGCCGCAGTTCCCGCTGACTCGCGACGCCACGCGTGCTTTCAACATTGCTTGCAAAGAAGTTGAAGGCTTTGAAGCCGATGACATCATTGCAACATTGGCCTGTCAGGCACGCGATGCCGGTGGGCGATGCACGATTATCAGTTCCGACAAAGACCTGATGCAGTTGGTCGGCGATGGTGTCGAGATGCTCGACGCCATGAAGAACAAGCGCATTGATCGTGACGGAGTTCATGAGAAATTCGGCGTCGGACCAGAGCGCGTCGTCGACGTACAGGCGCTTGCAGGTGACAGTGTCGATAACGTGCCAGGCGCACCTGGTATTGGGATCAAAACGGCCGCGCTGCTGATTAATGAATTTGGCGATCTGGAAACCCTTCTGGACCGCGCCGAAGAAATTAAACAGCCGAAACGCCGCCAGACACTGATCGAGAAACGTGATCAGATCGAATTGTCCAAACGCCTTGTTCAACTTGATTGCGAGATGGATCTCGACTTCACATTGGAAAGCCTCGAAGTGCAGGATCCAATGTCGGAGCAGCTCATGGATTTCCTCGCCGAGATGGAATTCCGCACGCTCGCAAAACGCATCGCAGATCAACTGGGGGTCGAAGCACCGGTTATCGCGGAAGCGCCGAAATCTGAAAGTGTGGCTGACGCGCCAGAAGCTTTGCCAATTGACGTTGAGAAGTACCAGCACGTCAGCACCGCGGCAGAGCTGGAAACCTGGATTGACAAGGCGCACAAACGCGGCTGGATTGCAGTGGACACGGAAACCACTGGTCTCAACGAAATGCAGGTCGATTTGGTGGGCATCTCACTTTGCGTTGAAGCCGGAGAGGCCTGCTACATTCCTTTGGCCCACAAGAAGGGCGACGCCGACGATCTCTTTGGCAGCGATGAGTTGGCTGAAGGGCAGATGAATCTGGAAGAAGCTGTGGCGATGCTGAAGCCACTTCTTGAAGACCCAGCAGTAATGAAAATCTTCCAGAACGCGAAATACGACTGCAAGATTTTCAAACGCTACGGCGTGTCGGTTGCGCCGATTGATGACACTATGCTGATGTCCTACGCGATGAATGCGGGCATCCATAATCACGGGATGGATACGCTGAGCGAGACGTACCTAAGCCATAAGCCAATCTCGATCAAATCCCTGCTAGGCACTGGTAAATCCGCGATCACCTTCGACAAGGTACCGCTTGAGGATGCCGTCAAATACGCGGCAGAGGACGCGGACATCACTTTGCGTCTTTGGCAACTCCTGAAGCCGCAATTGCACCAGAAGAAAGTCACGACAGTTTACGAGACGCTGGAACGACCATTGGTGCCGGTGCTGTCTGAAATGGAGATGCACGGGGTGCAGGTGGATCGTGACACGCTCAGCCGTATGTCCAATTCATTTGCCCAGAAGATGGCGCAATATGAATCCGAATTACATGAGATGGCGGGCAAGTCGTTCAACGTTCAATCCCCGGCACAGGTTGGTCAAATCCTGTTTGAAGACCTCGAATTGGAAGGCGGCAAGAAAACCAAAACCGGCCAATGGTCGACACCTGCAGATGTCTTGGAAGACCTTGCAGCACAGCATGATTTCCCACGTCGGGTTTTGGATTACCGTCAGTTGCAAAAGTTGAAATCGACCTACACGGATGCACTGCAGGAACACATAGATCCGGATACAGGTCGCGTGCACACGTCATATTCGCAGATCGGTGCCAACACCGGGCGGTTCTCTTCAAACGATCCGAACCTGCAGAACATCCCTGTGCGGACTGAAGATGGCCGTCGCATCCGTGAAGCCTTTGTGGCCGCGCCGGGCAATAAGCTGATCAGTCTCGACTACAGCCAGATCGAATTGCGCATTCTGGCACATATCGCTGGCATCGACGCGTTGAAACAGGCGTTCAAAGACGGCCATGACATCCATGCCATGACTGCGTCCGAGATGTTTGACGTGCCACTCGATGAAATGACGCCAGACGTGCGCCGTCAGGCCAAGGCGATCAACTTCGGTGTGATCTACGGCATCTCGGCTTTTGGGTTGGCGCGCAATCTGCATATCGCGCGTGGAGAGGCGCAAGCGTTCATTACACGCTATTTCGAGCGTTTCCCGGGCATTCGTACTTACATGGATGACACCAAGGCTTTCGCAAAAGAAAACCTCTATGTTGAGACACTCTTTGGGCGCAAAATCCACATGCCGCAAATCAATGCCAAGGGGCCGCATGCTGGCTTTGCAGCGCGTGCAGCGATCAACGCACCGATCCAAGGCACAGCTGCAGATATCATTCGCCGCGCGATGATCCGTATGCCGAGCGCTATCAAAGACCTGCCAGCCAAGATGTTGCTACAGGTGCATGACGAATTGATCTTTGAAGTGGCTGAAGATGCAGTCGATGACACTATTGCAGCTGCGCGTGAGGTCATGCAGGGGGCGGCAGATCCAGCAGTGAAACTGGATGTGCCTTTGGTTGTGGATGCCGGGATAGGCGACAACTGGTCTGAAGCGCACTAA
- a CDS encoding saccharopine dehydrogenase, with protein MTHLWVRAEQRDNEDRVGLTPEGAAALIGAGIRVSVEESGSRIVPIEGYRDAGCEIVAENSWPSAPQDAIIFGLKELPDDGTPLPHRHIMFGHAFKGQFSGQALLKRFKAGGGTLYDLEYLVDDSGRRVAAFGYWAGFAGSAVSLKCWIAQQQGGVCGPVGAYPNKDALLAELKADVKAQNTDALNAIVIGALGRVGSGAADLFTEMGVPVTKWDMAETANGGPFPEILDHDLFINCIFARPGTPVFVPQSAKSEDRRLSVIGDVACDPDSDYNPVPVYDRATTWDAPALRVHDTPPLDVMAIDNLPSMLPLESSEDYAGQLLPTLLTLGDLGDGVWVRAQTEFATHISKV; from the coding sequence ATGACACATCTTTGGGTACGAGCAGAACAACGCGACAATGAAGACCGGGTTGGCCTGACGCCAGAAGGTGCTGCAGCCCTGATCGGAGCAGGGATCCGGGTGTCTGTCGAAGAAAGCGGGTCGCGCATTGTCCCAATTGAGGGATACCGCGACGCGGGGTGTGAGATTGTCGCTGAGAACTCCTGGCCCAGCGCACCGCAGGATGCGATCATCTTTGGGCTGAAAGAGCTGCCTGATGACGGAACTCCGCTGCCGCATCGCCACATCATGTTTGGCCATGCCTTTAAAGGGCAATTTTCGGGCCAAGCTCTGTTGAAGCGCTTCAAGGCCGGAGGCGGAACACTTTACGATCTGGAATATCTTGTTGACGACTCTGGCCGCCGTGTTGCGGCTTTTGGCTACTGGGCCGGATTTGCGGGATCCGCTGTCAGCCTGAAATGCTGGATAGCTCAACAACAGGGCGGCGTTTGTGGCCCAGTTGGCGCCTATCCCAACAAAGACGCTCTACTGGCCGAATTAAAAGCGGACGTCAAAGCGCAGAACACGGATGCGCTAAACGCGATTGTCATCGGTGCATTAGGCCGCGTAGGCAGCGGCGCGGCGGATTTGTTTACAGAAATGGGCGTTCCGGTGACCAAATGGGATATGGCAGAGACCGCCAACGGTGGCCCTTTCCCGGAAATCCTAGACCATGACCTCTTCATCAATTGCATCTTTGCGCGTCCAGGAACGCCTGTCTTCGTGCCGCAATCGGCAAAATCCGAGGACAGACGCCTGAGTGTCATCGGGGATGTCGCCTGCGATCCGGACAGCGATTACAATCCAGTGCCGGTTTATGATCGTGCAACAACCTGGGATGCCCCTGCGCTGCGCGTACACGACACGCCGCCGCTTGATGTCATGGCGATCGACAACCTGCCATCGATGTTGCCTTTGGAAAGCTCTGAAGACTACGCGGGCCAGCTTCTGCCAACCCTTCTGACCCTTGGCGATCTAGGCGATGGCGTGTGGGTACGGGCTCAGACTGAATTTGCCACCCACATTTCCAAGGTCTAG
- a CDS encoding aminoglycoside phosphotransferase family protein, with translation MTKLLPWSEEGNWHTLFGGRTNAAWQVVGPENEVPAVLKLYRSEAENPLFPNDPRAEATMLQHLQGQDIAPNLIAAFSVENMDCNLYHALDGERWTAGVFEVAQLIQRLHAVRPPSGLRQSANGTEAIMAQASSILAAAGAELELPSGLELISVPPSKKTVLLHCDIVPGNLIQGSDGLRLIDWQCPAIGDASEDLAVFLSPAMQLLYRGEPLSLEEENSFLTSFSQDQQNRFRALAPAYHYRMAAYCLWQMSRGRMEYEDALQVELAALNRS, from the coding sequence GTGACAAAGCTTCTGCCTTGGTCAGAAGAAGGAAACTGGCACACGCTCTTTGGCGGACGGACAAATGCGGCATGGCAGGTTGTGGGACCGGAGAACGAAGTGCCCGCTGTTTTAAAGCTCTACAGGTCAGAAGCAGAAAACCCGCTCTTTCCCAATGATCCGAGAGCTGAAGCGACGATGTTGCAGCACTTGCAAGGTCAAGACATCGCGCCAAACCTGATCGCGGCCTTTTCTGTCGAGAATATGGATTGCAACCTGTATCACGCTTTGGATGGTGAACGGTGGACCGCAGGCGTATTTGAAGTTGCGCAACTAATCCAACGCCTGCACGCCGTCCGGCCGCCTTCGGGGCTGCGCCAGTCCGCAAATGGCACCGAAGCAATCATGGCTCAGGCAAGTTCCATTTTGGCAGCCGCAGGCGCGGAATTGGAACTCCCTTCAGGCCTCGAATTGATCAGCGTTCCACCTTCGAAAAAGACTGTTCTACTGCACTGCGATATTGTGCCGGGCAATCTCATACAGGGGTCCGACGGACTTCGACTGATTGACTGGCAATGCCCTGCTATCGGTGATGCATCAGAAGATCTTGCGGTGTTCCTCTCTCCGGCGATGCAACTACTTTATCGCGGAGAGCCGCTATCGCTTGAAGAAGAAAATAGCTTCCTGACCAGCTTCTCCCAAGATCAACAGAACAGGTTCCGCGCACTAGCACCAGCCTATCACTACCGCATGGCAGCCTATTGCCTTTGGCAAATGTCACGAGGTCGGATGGAATATGAAGACGCCTTGCAAGTCGAGCTTGCTGCGCTCAACCGATCCTAG